The Thiorhodovibrio litoralis genome includes a window with the following:
- a CDS encoding hydrogenase small subunit produces the protein MNIEQQPFLNAATQDAVAPAHADGQAKSPVKSPTQRISDNLAEHLDLHDISRRRFLQFATTITAAMGLPAAMSGKVLAAVEQNAASPARPPVIWLHFQECTGCTESLLRATHPTVEGLILDLISLDYSETLLAAAGHQAEQALHNSLEKNKGNFILVVEGSVPTAGDGNFCKVAGKIPQQMLREIAPHAAAVIAIGSCASWGGVQSAAPNPTGAIGIHDALSLYGITKTDGMPLPVINLPGCPASPYNILSTVLYYLTLNQLPELDAKNRPKFAYGRLIHENCERRPHFDAGRFAEEYGDDGHRHGWCLYKLGCKGPETYANCPVIEFGDVGGNTWPVGIGHPCFGCSEQGVGFNKPLHEQAENVSVASPSIFPGIITEHPGGVTMTSAAVAGAIGGGALVYALGANSKLKALEEAEAQNSAQQAAQNKSSEVSDA, from the coding sequence ATGAACATCGAACAACAGCCATTCTTGAATGCAGCAACGCAGGACGCGGTCGCGCCCGCCCACGCAGACGGCCAGGCAAAGAGTCCGGTAAAGAGCCCCACGCAGCGAATTTCGGACAATCTCGCCGAGCACCTCGATCTGCACGACATCAGCCGTCGTCGGTTCCTGCAGTTCGCCACCACCATCACCGCGGCCATGGGCCTGCCGGCGGCCATGTCCGGAAAAGTGCTTGCCGCAGTTGAGCAAAACGCCGCTAGCCCGGCGCGCCCGCCGGTGATCTGGCTGCATTTTCAGGAATGCACCGGCTGCACCGAGTCCCTGCTGCGCGCCACCCATCCCACGGTCGAGGGGCTGATCCTTGATCTGATCTCGCTCGATTACTCCGAGACCCTGCTCGCCGCCGCTGGTCATCAAGCAGAGCAGGCACTGCACAACTCGCTCGAGAAGAACAAGGGCAACTTCATTCTGGTGGTCGAGGGCTCGGTGCCCACGGCCGGTGACGGCAACTTCTGCAAGGTGGCGGGCAAGATTCCGCAGCAGATGCTGCGCGAGATCGCTCCGCATGCGGCCGCGGTGATTGCGATTGGCTCCTGCGCCTCCTGGGGTGGTGTGCAGAGCGCGGCGCCCAATCCGACCGGAGCGATTGGCATTCATGACGCGCTGAGCCTCTATGGCATCACCAAGACCGATGGCATGCCACTACCTGTCATCAATCTGCCCGGCTGCCCGGCCTCGCCCTACAACATTCTTTCGACGGTTCTCTACTACCTGACGCTCAATCAGCTGCCCGAGCTCGACGCCAAGAATCGGCCAAAGTTCGCCTACGGACGTTTGATTCACGAGAACTGCGAGCGCCGTCCGCACTTCGACGCCGGGCGCTTTGCCGAGGAATATGGCGACGACGGCCATCGCCATGGCTGGTGCCTGTACAAGCTCGGCTGCAAGGGACCAGAGACCTACGCCAACTGTCCGGTGATCGAGTTTGGCGATGTCGGCGGCAACACCTGGCCGGTCGGCATTGGCCATCCCTGCTTTGGCTGCTCCGAGCAGGGAGTGGGCTTTAACAAGCCGCTGCATGAGCAGGCCGAGAATGTCTCGGTCGCCTCACCGTCCATCTTCCCCGGAATCATTACCGAGCACCCGGGTGGGGTCACCATGACCTCCGCCGCGGTGGCCGGCGCTATTGGCGGCGGCGCCCTGGTTTATGCGCTCGGCGCCAACAGCAAGCTCAAGGCGCTTGAGGAGGCCGAGGCCCAAAACAGCGCCCAGCAAGCTGCACAGAACAAGTCATCCGAAGTCAGTGATGCCTAG
- a CDS encoding 2Fe-2S iron-sulfur cluster-binding protein translates to MALVTFSNPDFKDKTVYAVAGSHTETLLKLAKENKVPVNFDCQDGECGHCLVRVTSVDNKDRMGYFLTDKEQNVLKELGKLTQDQIDALHVDDMPSEWRLACQMIVRDEDILVEY, encoded by the coding sequence ATGGCTTTAGTGACATTCTCTAACCCCGACTTCAAAGACAAGACCGTCTACGCAGTCGCCGGCAGCCACACCGAGACCCTGCTGAAACTCGCCAAGGAAAACAAGGTCCCGGTCAATTTTGACTGCCAGGATGGCGAGTGCGGGCACTGTCTGGTGCGGGTCACCAGTGTCGACAACAAAGACCGCATGGGCTACTTCCTGACCGACAAGGAGCAGAACGTCCTCAAGGAACTCGGCAAGCTGACCCAGGATCAGATCGACGCGTTGCATGTGGACGACATGCCAAGCGAATGGCGGTTGGCCTGCCAGATGATCGTCCGCGACGAAGACATTCTCGTGGAGTACTGA
- a CDS encoding cytochrome c3 family protein, whose translation MSTLTETLVSPKSKRRFLIIGGLLLAVILAYKFLYPLFFDAYVGKTNAPLSYSSSQELTDLEFEVLARELSEEARYDKAAAVVREDQDPLARKVKIEMLMNTPSFVSEVEPKHIEYFREAGIRKYVGPETCLRCHETITVNHGEGELKTVNTLEDIVNSVHFKFQTSGGGFSTYGYDGRQVNAGPHKIPVGKIDRACGIPGSFTWTGWAALVESRPERAGGEVEMRSEGCGQCHIGGNYQPATEKMMPIGDVPDMAKQGIDCLICHSRTYDMNKRYVLKDDKGTRWNQDRSMRAALTVAEIRSDNCLRCHQHNMGGDIYAHNFAATQLGDENQRLLHHGAKRGNPFSPQDDVHAAAGIQCTDCHEPEGHKIPRGRMGVDLVANDLPDKDVTCSSCHTEAPHNNSEDKALLNGHIARMACETCHIKELEHNSVVLRDWVHPTWNAEEGVWEYTDIYQSGEPGKGFKFLWFNGNGTFLANALGNNPEGTGAYNPLMNQMVRIDDPEALAEIRAAAEKLKETYPDIDVDDYVRKATDPLSQLTPEMLAKRREMIDKNLKVAMNEGESRIYPFKVFNAMMYEDMGNQGPFGAMILPFDYSTYYETGDPKAAVKVAISDPIVKRMYQTPFKVYMMDEFMYYFGVMQGWSPHFPMTDDGELVNVEPHWMRQMGTLMVNHGINGKGRECKECHDPNGVMDFAELAYSPERIAELQDLEGLKNSGKSLSNAGSNAPGQAPDQPADQPADQAKPRPPVEARANAHPAGPVHSNLMSVARPAAPYGRP comes from the coding sequence ATGAGCACCCTGACGGAAACACTTGTCAGCCCCAAGTCCAAACGCCGTTTTTTGATCATCGGCGGTCTGCTGCTTGCGGTCATTCTGGCGTACAAATTTTTATATCCGCTGTTTTTCGATGCCTACGTCGGCAAGACCAACGCGCCGCTCAGCTATAGCAGCAGCCAGGAACTGACCGACCTCGAGTTCGAAGTCCTCGCACGCGAACTGAGCGAGGAAGCGCGCTACGACAAAGCCGCTGCGGTGGTGCGCGAGGATCAGGACCCGCTCGCGCGCAAAGTCAAGATCGAGATGCTGATGAATACCCCATCCTTCGTCAGCGAGGTGGAACCCAAGCATATCGAGTATTTCCGTGAGGCCGGCATTCGCAAGTACGTCGGACCGGAAACCTGCCTGCGCTGCCATGAAACCATCACCGTCAATCACGGCGAGGGCGAGCTCAAGACAGTCAACACCTTAGAGGACATCGTCAATTCGGTGCATTTTAAGTTCCAGACTTCCGGCGGTGGCTTTTCGACTTATGGCTACGACGGGCGTCAGGTCAACGCCGGCCCGCACAAGATTCCAGTCGGCAAGATCGACCGTGCCTGCGGCATCCCCGGCAGCTTCACCTGGACTGGCTGGGCCGCGCTGGTCGAGAGCCGCCCGGAGCGCGCCGGGGGCGAAGTCGAGATGCGTAGCGAGGGCTGTGGTCAGTGCCACATCGGCGGCAATTACCAGCCCGCCACCGAGAAGATGATGCCCATCGGCGACGTGCCCGATATGGCGAAGCAGGGCATCGACTGCCTGATCTGCCACTCGCGCACCTATGACATGAACAAGCGCTATGTCCTCAAGGACGACAAGGGCACCCGCTGGAACCAGGATCGCAGCATGCGTGCGGCCCTGACCGTGGCCGAGATCCGCAGCGACAACTGCCTGCGCTGTCATCAACACAACATGGGCGGTGACATCTACGCGCATAACTTTGCCGCCACCCAGTTGGGCGACGAAAACCAGCGCCTGCTGCACCATGGCGCCAAACGCGGTAATCCCTTCAGTCCGCAAGACGACGTCCATGCCGCTGCCGGTATTCAATGCACCGACTGCCATGAGCCAGAAGGCCACAAGATCCCGCGCGGGCGCATGGGTGTCGATCTGGTCGCCAACGACTTGCCGGATAAGGACGTGACCTGTTCCAGTTGCCACACCGAGGCACCGCACAACAACTCCGAGGACAAGGCTCTGCTCAATGGCCATATCGCCCGCATGGCCTGCGAGACCTGCCACATCAAGGAGTTGGAGCACAACAGCGTGGTGCTGCGCGACTGGGTGCATCCGACCTGGAATGCAGAGGAGGGCGTCTGGGAATACACCGACATCTATCAATCCGGTGAGCCCGGCAAAGGCTTTAAGTTCCTGTGGTTCAACGGCAACGGCACCTTCTTGGCCAATGCGCTCGGCAACAATCCCGAGGGCACCGGTGCCTACAATCCGCTGATGAACCAGATGGTCAGAATCGATGATCCGGAAGCACTCGCTGAGATTCGCGCCGCGGCTGAGAAGCTCAAAGAGACCTATCCCGACATCGACGTCGATGACTATGTCAGGAAGGCGACTGATCCGTTAAGCCAACTCACGCCAGAGATGCTCGCCAAGCGCCGCGAGATGATCGACAAAAACCTCAAAGTGGCGATGAACGAAGGCGAAAGCCGCATTTATCCGTTCAAAGTCTTCAATGCCATGATGTATGAGGACATGGGTAACCAAGGCCCCTTCGGCGCCATGATCTTGCCGTTCGACTACTCGACCTACTATGAGACTGGCGACCCCAAGGCCGCGGTCAAGGTGGCTATCAGCGATCCCATCGTCAAGCGCATGTATCAGACGCCCTTCAAGGTCTACATGATGGATGAGTTCATGTACTACTTCGGAGTCATGCAAGGCTGGTCGCCGCACTTCCCGATGACCGATGACGGCGAGCTGGTCAATGTCGAGCCCCACTGGATGCGCCAGATGGGCACCCTGATGGTCAATCACGGCATCAATGGCAAGGGGCGCGAGTGCAAGGAATGCCACGATCCGAATGGCGTCATGGACTTTGCCGAGCTGGCCTACTCACCCGAGCGCATCGCTGAGCTGCAGGACCTGGAAGGCCTGAAAAACAGCGGCAAGAGTCTGAGCAATGCCGGTTCCAACGCGCCTGGGCAAGCGCCTGATCAGCCGGCCGACCAACCCGCGGATCAAGCAAAGCCGCGGCCGCCGGTCGAGGCGCGCGCGAATGCGCACCCCGCCGGACCTGTCCACTCCAATCTCATGTCAGTCGCTCGGCCCGCAGCTCCCTACGGGCGTCCGTAA
- the nifB gene encoding nitrogenase cofactor biosynthesis protein NifB → MNVQDKIRNHPCFSKDAHHHYARMHVAVAPACNIQCHYCNRKYDCSNESRPGVVSELLTPEQAVKKTLAVAAEIPQLTVLGIAGPGDPLANPERTFATFAALTDKAPDIRLCVSTNGLMLPQHVEELCKYNIDHVTITINCIDPEIGAQIYPWIFWEHRRIRGAKAAAILIDQQLKGLEMLAERGVLVKINSVLIPGVNDQHLAEVSRVVKEKGAFLHNIMPLIAEPEHGTFFGLMGQRSPTADELKAVQEQCANDMEIMSHCRQCRADAIGMLGQDRHAEFTLERIDKLEIDHAAAMERRRQVHKEIEANRAAAQPSRVLVSLDRLTRTTKAKPGLTGADVGNAQVASSAKAFQVAVASGDGRAVDQAFTEANAFLIYRLDAQGARQIATREVIAQLQAGNEGAAGADKPAAITALDDCDAVLCTRIGFDAWQQLEAAGIRPLTAEAGAAITAALANAYSDWPGAHETNTDTTGRALSA, encoded by the coding sequence GTGAACGTGCAGGACAAAATCCGCAATCACCCCTGCTTCTCGAAAGACGCGCATCACCATTATGCGCGCATGCATGTGGCGGTGGCGCCTGCATGCAACATCCAATGCCATTATTGCAACCGTAAGTACGACTGTTCCAACGAGTCCCGCCCCGGCGTGGTCTCCGAACTGCTCACGCCCGAGCAGGCGGTCAAAAAGACCTTGGCGGTCGCGGCAGAGATTCCGCAGCTCACAGTGCTCGGCATTGCTGGGCCGGGCGATCCGCTGGCCAATCCCGAGCGCACCTTCGCGACCTTTGCGGCCTTGACCGACAAGGCGCCGGATATCCGCCTGTGCGTCTCGACTAACGGCCTGATGCTGCCGCAGCATGTCGAGGAGCTGTGCAAGTACAACATCGACCACGTCACCATCACGATAAATTGCATCGATCCAGAGATCGGCGCGCAGATCTATCCCTGGATCTTCTGGGAGCATCGGCGTATCCGCGGTGCCAAGGCCGCCGCCATTCTGATCGATCAACAGCTCAAGGGCCTCGAAATGCTGGCCGAACGGGGCGTGCTGGTCAAGATCAACTCGGTGCTCATCCCCGGTGTCAACGATCAGCATCTCGCTGAAGTCAGCCGCGTTGTCAAAGAAAAAGGCGCCTTCCTGCACAACATCATGCCGCTGATTGCGGAGCCTGAGCACGGCACCTTCTTCGGCCTGATGGGGCAGCGCTCGCCCACGGCGGATGAGCTCAAAGCCGTGCAGGAGCAATGCGCGAACGACATGGAGATCATGAGTCACTGCCGCCAATGTCGCGCCGACGCCATCGGCATGCTGGGGCAGGATCGCCATGCCGAATTCACCCTTGAGCGCATCGACAAGCTGGAGATCGACCACGCCGCCGCGATGGAGCGCCGCAGGCAGGTGCATAAGGAGATCGAAGCCAACCGCGCAGCCGCGCAGCCGTCGCGCGTTCTGGTGTCGCTTGATCGCCTAACGCGCACCACCAAGGCGAAGCCTGGCTTGACCGGCGCGGATGTGGGTAACGCCCAAGTCGCTTCCAGTGCAAAGGCGTTTCAAGTCGCTGTGGCCAGTGGTGACGGACGTGCAGTTGATCAGGCCTTTACTGAGGCGAACGCGTTTTTGATCTACCGGCTCGACGCCCAGGGTGCCCGGCAAATCGCGACGCGTGAAGTCATTGCCCAGCTACAAGCTGGCAATGAAGGCGCCGCGGGTGCGGACAAGCCTGCGGCGATCACTGCCCTCGATGATTGTGATGCCGTGCTGTGCACGCGGATCGGCTTCGATGCCTGGCAGCAACTGGAAGCCGCCGGAATCCGTCCGCTGACGGCGGAGGCCGGCGCGGCAATCACCGCGGCACTTGCAAACGCCTATTCCGATTGGCCTGGCGCGCATGAAACCAACACCGACACGACGGGCCGCGCGCTCTCGGCCTGA
- a CDS encoding nitrogen fixation protein NifQ produces the protein MQHAAGRGNDRAFACMIASRCSGLGALPDWLGLEPAAFGCLMRWHFPGVELGGAVATGARLAPERFDEVADLVRILLMDKAGDSPSEVWMAHIVAVGCCGDDHLWQDLGLWDRSELTALMQRNFPGLAARNIKDMKWKRFLYKQLCESEGIYTCRAPSCGECVDYHACFGP, from the coding sequence ATGCAGCATGCGGCCGGTCGCGGTAACGATCGTGCCTTTGCCTGCATGATTGCCAGCCGGTGCAGCGGTCTGGGCGCGCTGCCCGACTGGCTGGGCTTGGAGCCTGCCGCCTTCGGCTGCCTGATGCGCTGGCATTTTCCCGGCGTGGAGCTTGGCGGGGCAGTCGCGACAGGCGCGCGCCTGGCACCGGAGCGGTTCGATGAAGTCGCCGATCTGGTGCGCATCCTGTTGATGGACAAAGCCGGCGACTCACCCTCCGAGGTGTGGATGGCGCACATCGTCGCCGTTGGCTGCTGCGGGGACGATCACCTGTGGCAGGATCTGGGGCTGTGGGATCGCTCCGAGCTAACAGCCTTGATGCAGCGCAACTTTCCTGGTCTGGCTGCGCGCAACATCAAGGATATGAAGTGGAAACGCTTTCTCTACAAACAGTTGTGCGAGTCCGAGGGTATCTACACCTGTCGCGCGCCAAGTTGCGGGGAGTGTGTCGACTATCATGCTTGTTTCGGTCCTTGA
- the draG gene encoding ADP-ribosyl-[dinitrogen reductase] hydrolase translates to MLVSVLDPEALFLAKADSGELIRRRAVGAYLGLAVGDALGATVEFMMPREIQAEYRVHQEMIGGGWLKLRKGQVTDDTEMALALGRSIVQAGRVDATAAAEAFSDWMSTKPVDIGNTVRRGIAHFRQTGETEMPENDYDAGNGACMRCLPIALATLGADIEAVDQANRIQAHVTHHHILSDAGTLCVIRMVQAAILGGDKTGLKLLAESLVAQERRFGFERKRLENPSAYIVDTLKVVFQALFATDSFESALIEAVNRGGDADTTGAIVGMIAGALHGPAAIPVRWSRHLKRPVKQEAVSQAHALLALSPFVRSGQVR, encoded by the coding sequence ATGCTTGTTTCGGTCCTTGATCCTGAAGCCCTGTTCCTCGCCAAGGCTGACTCTGGCGAGCTGATCCGCCGTCGCGCGGTCGGCGCCTATCTCGGCCTGGCCGTAGGTGATGCGCTTGGTGCCACCGTGGAGTTCATGATGCCGCGGGAAATTCAGGCCGAATATCGCGTGCATCAGGAGATGATCGGCGGCGGCTGGCTGAAGCTGCGCAAAGGGCAGGTCACCGACGACACCGAAATGGCCCTGGCGCTTGGACGCAGCATCGTGCAGGCGGGCCGTGTCGATGCAACCGCTGCCGCCGAGGCGTTCAGCGACTGGATGAGCACCAAGCCGGTCGACATTGGCAACACCGTGCGCCGCGGTATCGCGCATTTTCGCCAAACCGGCGAAACCGAAATGCCCGAGAACGACTACGACGCCGGCAATGGCGCCTGCATGCGCTGTCTGCCGATCGCCTTGGCGACGCTCGGTGCCGATATCGAAGCGGTCGATCAGGCCAATCGGATCCAGGCTCATGTCACCCACCATCACATCCTCTCCGATGCCGGCACCCTGTGCGTCATCCGCATGGTGCAGGCAGCGATCCTTGGCGGCGACAAGACCGGGCTCAAGCTGCTGGCCGAGTCGTTGGTGGCGCAGGAGCGCCGTTTCGGCTTTGAGCGCAAACGGCTCGAAAACCCCAGTGCCTATATCGTCGACACGCTCAAGGTCGTCTTTCAAGCGCTGTTCGCCACCGACAGTTTCGAGAGTGCACTGATCGAAGCCGTCAACCGCGGCGGCGATGCCGACACCACGGGCGCCATCGTCGGCATGATCGCTGGCGCGCTGCACGGGCCAGCAGCAATTCCGGTGCGCTGGAGCCGGCATCTCAAGCGTCCCGTCAAGCAGGAGGCGGTCAGCCAAGCGCATGCGCTGCTCGCACTCTCGCCCTTTGTGCGCAGCGGGCAGGTCAGGTAG
- a CDS encoding 4Fe-4S binding protein, which translates to MSYRITDDCVNCWACEPLCPSQAVFAAEPHFRIDSARCTGCEGDFAEPQCASICPIEGAILDPSGAPVNPPGSLTGIPPAIWQQTQAAIQAR; encoded by the coding sequence ATGTCCTATCGCATTACAGACGACTGTGTGAACTGCTGGGCCTGCGAACCCCTGTGCCCAAGCCAGGCGGTGTTTGCCGCTGAACCGCATTTCCGTATCGATTCAGCCCGTTGCACCGGTTGCGAAGGCGACTTTGCCGAACCCCAGTGCGCCAGTATCTGCCCGATTGAAGGCGCCATTCTCGACCCAAGCGGCGCGCCGGTGAATCCGCCCGGCTCGCTGACTGGCATTCCCCCGGCTATCTGGCAGCAGACACAGGCGGCGATTCAGGCGCGTTGA
- a CDS encoding cytochrome b/b6 domain-containing protein: MSALYLYPVWLRLWHWLNALLFIVLMVTGASMHFAGMPWLLPFDTAVPIHNATGILLTISWVVFVLGNLFTTNGRHYRVRFRGLFKRLFAQMTYYGYGIFHNAPHPFHVTEEEKLNTLQQLSYIGVMYALMPLLIISGWSFLYSVYLPETLFGIGTLWIIAMAHLTLAYFLVLFLIVHMYIITTGETILTNLRAMFTGWHRETDH; encoded by the coding sequence ATGAGCGCACTCTATCTGTACCCCGTGTGGCTGCGCCTGTGGCACTGGCTCAACGCGCTGCTGTTTATCGTGCTGATGGTCACCGGCGCGAGCATGCATTTCGCCGGCATGCCCTGGCTGCTGCCGTTCGATACCGCAGTGCCGATTCACAACGCCACCGGCATTCTGCTGACTATCAGCTGGGTGGTTTTCGTGCTCGGCAATCTGTTCACCACCAATGGGCGACATTACCGGGTACGCTTCCGTGGCCTGTTCAAGCGCTTGTTCGCCCAGATGACCTATTACGGCTATGGCATTTTCCACAATGCGCCGCATCCCTTTCATGTCACCGAAGAAGAAAAGCTCAATACCTTGCAGCAGCTGAGCTACATCGGTGTCATGTATGCCCTGATGCCGCTATTAATTATCAGCGGCTGGTCATTTCTGTATTCGGTGTACCTGCCGGAAACGCTTTTCGGTATTGGAACCCTGTGGATCATCGCTATGGCGCATTTGACCCTGGCGTATTTCCTGGTTCTGTTTTTGATTGTTCACATGTACATCATCACAACTGGCGAAACCATCCTGACCAATCTGCGGGCGATGTTCACAGGTTGGCATCGGGAGACGGATCACTGA
- a CDS encoding trypsin-like serine protease, protein MSCKRLNGTLSQARQVLMGLCAIRDPRRRRPIAALVLLLAAAPACALHQGKVDIGGQYPAVVKIATEADGSLCSATKISAHWLLTAAHCLVEPQSGELREAFKPGGEILLSNTPVQRSADDAHPVVIDKAHLAPAYARGLQAFQAYKRDRLAAARERELDASAMPTLSPEAALEKRLRLRYHFAARYPDVALLRLRTATPDIPTLAVEPKVPDADTEVTLVGYGCAAPGADSTHPMRRVWGTTRVIRADAINFYTMGGQMREGAPSLCPGNSGGPVLHKGRVIGVNTVVYGLNARHGARSNMAVNLAPLADWLEMAR, encoded by the coding sequence ATGTCTTGCAAACGCTTGAACGGGACCTTGTCGCAAGCGCGACAGGTCCTGATGGGCCTTTGTGCGATCCGCGACCCGCGCCGCAGGCGGCCAATCGCCGCGCTCGTGCTGCTGCTCGCCGCAGCCCCGGCGTGCGCCCTGCATCAGGGAAAGGTCGACATTGGGGGGCAGTATCCAGCGGTGGTTAAGATCGCGACCGAGGCTGACGGCAGCCTGTGCAGCGCAACCAAAATCAGCGCGCATTGGCTACTTACCGCGGCCCATTGTCTGGTGGAGCCGCAAAGCGGCGAGCTGCGGGAGGCGTTTAAACCCGGCGGTGAAATTCTGCTGAGCAACACCCCGGTGCAGCGCTCAGCCGATGACGCGCATCCCGTGGTGATCGATAAAGCACACCTGGCACCAGCCTATGCGCGAGGTCTGCAGGCTTTTCAAGCCTACAAGCGTGATCGCTTGGCTGCGGCGCGCGAGCGCGAGCTTGACGCCTCGGCCATGCCGACGCTAAGCCCAGAGGCGGCGCTCGAGAAACGACTGCGGCTGCGCTATCACTTCGCGGCGCGCTATCCCGATGTGGCCTTACTGCGGCTACGCACCGCCACGCCGGATATACCCACCCTCGCCGTTGAACCCAAGGTACCGGATGCGGACACTGAAGTAACTTTGGTCGGCTATGGTTGCGCCGCGCCCGGTGCCGATTCAACTCACCCGATGCGACGTGTTTGGGGGACGACCCGAGTGATCCGCGCGGATGCGATCAACTTCTACACCATGGGCGGGCAAATGCGCGAGGGCGCCCCATCACTGTGCCCTGGCAACTCCGGCGGGCCGGTGCTGCACAAAGGGCGGGTGATTGGAGTCAATACGGTGGTCTATGGCCTCAATGCAAGGCACGGAGCACGGTCCAACATGGCCGTCAACCTTGCTCCACTGGCCGACTGGCTCGAGATGGCGCGATGA
- a CDS encoding cytochrome c3 family protein has product MATLGYRDAETGEIVNLAVDRELFGHSVHGDLACSKCHGGDYQGYPHPPELSAAELNCVACHEDHPENTDRLDFSLINEEYQASVHAMSDDPEAQGFNCHSCHDPHAFRASLLGREIPDIVAYDNQICMSCHDDLRDPLSLSHSWLPNPSKHWESVRCLDCHTPLSESGRPVSHQILSAEQSNVNCVNCHTQGQGLLARLYEYRSQQDIESRGFFAKAVFNDAYVVGMSRNSLIDLLALIIIGLTVLVLAGHGYGRYRAYRALREQQAAASEGDKQ; this is encoded by the coding sequence ATGGCAACACTCGGCTATCGCGACGCGGAGACCGGGGAGATCGTCAATCTTGCTGTCGATCGGGAACTGTTCGGGCACTCGGTGCATGGCGATCTGGCCTGTAGCAAATGCCATGGGGGCGACTACCAAGGCTATCCCCATCCGCCGGAGCTTTCGGCGGCGGAGCTTAACTGCGTTGCCTGCCATGAGGATCATCCGGAAAATACCGACAGGCTCGATTTCAGCCTGATCAACGAGGAGTATCAGGCCAGCGTCCATGCCATGTCTGATGACCCGGAGGCGCAAGGCTTCAACTGCCACTCCTGCCATGATCCGCATGCCTTCCGCGCCTCCCTGTTGGGGCGGGAGATTCCTGACATCGTGGCCTATGACAATCAGATCTGCATGTCCTGCCACGACGACCTGCGTGATCCGCTTAGCCTGTCGCACTCCTGGCTGCCCAACCCCAGCAAGCATTGGGAGTCTGTGCGCTGTCTCGACTGTCATACCCCCTTGAGCGAAAGTGGCCGGCCAGTGTCCCACCAGATTCTGAGTGCCGAGCAAAGCAACGTGAACTGCGTCAATTGCCACACCCAGGGGCAGGGGCTGTTGGCCAGGCTGTATGAGTATCGTTCGCAGCAGGACATCGAAAGCCGCGGTTTCTTTGCCAAGGCGGTCTTCAATGATGCCTATGTGGTTGGCATGAGCCGCAATTCGCTGATCGATCTTCTCGCCTTGATCATCATCGGGTTGACCGTTCTCGTCCTGGCTGGCCATGGTTACGGCCGTTATCGGGCATACCGCGCGTTACGCGAACAACAGGCTGCTGCGAGCGAAGGAGACAAGCAATGA
- a CDS encoding 2Fe-2S iron-sulfur cluster-binding protein: MAKAKVTFEDIGQTVNVPAGIRVIDVSEKIGAGIIYGCREGDCGTCMMHVTEGWNNLTEPSVLEEKVLRENMASRHDRLACQAQIIGDCTVKPA; the protein is encoded by the coding sequence ATGGCAAAAGCAAAAGTCACTTTCGAAGACATCGGCCAGACCGTGAATGTCCCAGCCGGCATTCGCGTGATCGACGTCTCCGAGAAAATCGGCGCTGGCATCATCTACGGCTGCCGCGAGGGCGACTGCGGCACCTGCATGATGCATGTGACGGAAGGCTGGAACAATCTGACCGAGCCCTCGGTGCTGGAGGAAAAAGTCCTGCGCGAGAACATGGCCAGCCGTCATGACCGTCTGGCCTGCCAGGCGCAGATTATCGGCGACTGCACAGTCAAGCCTGCTTAA